The Chitinophaga niabensis genome segment TCAGGCGAAAGAAATAGGAGCTGATACCGTAACTGGCGGTAATTACATCCGCTTTGCAAAGCTGGTAATAAAAATCAGGAATGCTTGCTCGCGCCGCGTCCAGCACCTGCAGTGAAGCATTGATCTGGAAAGAATAAGGATCATGAAAGCTTGAATTGGAGGTATCCGTCCAGTAAGCCAGGTGATAATCGGGGCTTATACTCCTGGTGGAATCCAGTTTATCTTTGACTTCATATTTTGAAAAGCCTGCACCGGCATATGAACACTGGTAATCGTAATTTCCCGCCATCATAATGCTTTCGGGGAGTGGGGCGGTAACGGTGATAGTAACATCGTCACCTGTTTCCCAAAAATAATTAGAAATGAAAGGAATGAAAGGAATGAGAGGCTGCCGGCCATGGAACGGGTCGCCTGCAGGAGGCTTCTGTTTGATTGAAAAATATCCGTACGGAGCCGCAGCATTTATCCGGAACACGTAGCGGCCGCCCCTGGTGCCACACGCAGCATAGATCTTTTCCTCTCCGTCATTTTCTTTAAAGAAAGAAGGATTTAGTGTGAGGAACAAAGAATCGTCTTCTACAGGAAGCCGGGTTACAACCGTGATCGTAAAAGTATATTTTACAGGCCTGGCATGACTGTTCATGTGAAAGAGCATGCACATCAATAGCATAGAGCTGAAAAGTAGTTTCATAAAGCTTTTTTTAACGTTCATTTTGCTCAACACCGGAAAGGACATCTGCCGGTGGGATGGGAAGTGTATACCTTTTGTCATTAGGCTGCAATGTGTAAGTAATGCCATTTGCAAACCGGGTAACGGTTACAGCAAATTGAGGGTCCTTGTTCAGCCTGCGCAGATCTTCCCAGCGGAGCTGGCCGGTAAACGGCAGCTCCTTGCGGCGTTCGCGGATAATGAACCGCAGCGCTTCACCGGCGTTGTTGGCATGAAGACCTGTAAAAGTACCGGCAACATACCGGTTTTGTAGCAGTTTATTCAGGTCGTTCATGGCAGGAATTGTATTTCCCTTCCGCGCATTGCATTCAGCCCTGATGAGGTGCAGTTCGTTGGTGGCAATGCCTGCAAAATTATAGCGATTGCCTGCATAACTTCCCCAGAACTGTACTTTTCCATTTCCATTGTCTTTGTAGATGAGCGTTTTCCGCAGATCGTCCTGGTCATAGGAGCGATAAAGCAGGGAGTCGGCAAACTGTATACCTGAAAGGGCCCATGTAACAGAGGTGCCTGCTGTGAATGCATAGAATATGATTTCCGGGTTGGCCATGCCCGGCACCAGTGTAAACGCCGGGAAGCGGAAATTACTGTTGGGATTGATGATCGTGCGGTTGTTATAATCCAGCAGAACATCATATGCCATAAGTGCTTTGTTGGCATACGATAAAGCGCTGTCATATGCTTCCATGCTTAAATATATTTTTGCCAGAAAGCCGTAAGCAGCTGCTTTATTGGGCTTGGTTGTATAGATAGCGTTTACAGGCAAAGCAGTGGCGGCTGTTTTCAGATCGTTCAGCATCTGGTCATAAGTGGCCTTCATGCTGGAACGCGTGTTGATGACATTGGGGTCCGTAGTGGATCGCAACACAAGACCAGCGTCTGTTGCGGCCGATGCTTCGGCGTAAGTTTTACAATAGGTTTGCGAAAGATTGTAGTAGCTGATGGAGCGGAAGAAGAGAGCCTCGGCATGTAATAACCGGTATTGGTCGGAATTTTCAAAGCCTTCTGCTTTGGCTAATCCTTCCAGTATGAGATTAGAATAAAGTATTTTTTGATATAATGGGCCGTAATCAAGGCTGATGCGGTCATTCGGGTAAATCGCCTTATCCCAGATGTAGAGATTCCTGTCTGTTTCCGACAAGGCGCTAAAGCTCTGGCTGGTGACAATGAGATTATCCGTACCTGTCAGCCCGTAAATACCGTAGCCCTGGTTGAATATATTGGTATTATGCAGCATGTCGTCAAAGTCGTTTAGTGTCCTGGGCGTTACGTCGGTATTCTGACGCTTGATATCCAGCCATTCGTCCTGTTTTTTGCAGGCGGCCTGCAGGAGGATTAGCTGGCAGAGTATATATAGTTGGAACAAGTGTTGCAGTTTCATACTTGATGAGGTGTTGGTGTCAGAAATTTGCTTTAACGCCGAATGAGACGGTGAATGGAGCCGGAATGGAATTATAATCGTAATTGTATGGATCTATGCCATGATCATTCTCCCTCCATAAGATGCCGATATTATTGGCATATCCGTATAACTGGAGCCTTTCAAACGGAAGGCCATGTTTTTTAAGACCGGTAAAATCGTACCCTACCCGGATGTCTTTTAAACGGATGTGATCGCCTTTTTCGACCAGCATTTCGGAATACTGGTAAAAGATATTCCTGTTGCTATTGGAGGGATAGCTCATTGACGGCACGTTAGTAACAAGCTCATCACCTGGCTTCTGCCAGCGGTTGGCATAATCAACGTTCTGATTCAGCGTGGATAGGAGGAGCTCGCTGTAATTCAGCCCCGTGGAGCGGCGACGGAAATAATGGCCTCCTTCATATACGATGTTCACGGAAACCGAAAAGCCTTTAAAAGAAAGATCGTTCCGCACAGCTCCCCACAGCACGGGCCTTGTTGGGCCTTTATATACCAGGCTGTCCGGATCATAATTGGCAATGATACCTGTATAATCCTTACTTGTTCTGCCATTCAGAATACCTTGGGGATCGCCGTTCACCGGATCAAGACCGGCCCATTTGTAACTGAACAGACTGTATAGCGGTTTTCCCTCGAGCGCTATCCCTGAAGGATAGTACTGCATGCTGGAAGAGTTGGCGGGAACGTTATAGCTGGTGACTTTATCTTTTATATAATTCATGATAAACCCGGTTTGCCATTTGAATTCCCGGTTGATGTTGTTACTGTTGACGGACAATTCAATACCATGCGTGCGGCTGCTGGCAGAGTTTTGCAGGATGCTGCCGGAGCCGGTTTGCGGAGGTCGCGTAACTGTCTGCAACAGGTCGAGCCCCTCTTTCCTGTATACTTCCAGTGTACCGGACAGGATATCCCTGGTCGTTTTGAAATCGATGCTCATATTGACAATTCTTATTCTCTCCCACTTAAGTTCCGGGTTGCCGGGGATGATATTCTGAATGGTGGTTTCACCGGTCAGCGAGCTGGTGTGATAGATGCCGGTGGAATAAGCGGAGCCGTTGTAAACGTTGCCATTGAAACCATAAGAAGACCTCAGCTTCAGGTAAGGGAACCAGCCAGAATGATAAAATGTTTCCCGGCTGATGTCCCAGCCAAGCCCGGCAGACCATAGCGGCGTTACTTTCTGATTGGTCCGGACACCGAAGATATTGGCGCCGTCCTTTCTGCCGCTGATGGTGAAAGTGTAGCGTTTTTTATAGGTATATGCAGCATTGGCATAATAGGAAATATAACGGTAGATGCTTTTCCTTTCCATTCCGTCGGGCGCCAGGTCAGTATAACCTAAGGTGGATGAACCGGCGGGAGTAGTGGGATAAACAGTATTGAAATTCAGGTTCATGTTAACGATACCGTTATCCTTGTTATAACCGGCCAGCACGTTGCGCATGCCGCTGTTCCGCAATTCCTTCACTTCTGCTCCCGCAATGGCGGTTATTTCATGATCGTTTTGAACGGTATGATTGAAGGACAACTGTCCACGCAGATCGCCGCTATGCAGTACACTGTTATTTAAAATGAGGATACCACCGTTTGGCGCATTGTACGTGAATTTCTGAGTGACCGGATCATACTGCGTAAACATGTTGAAGAGATTGCGCATGGCATAACTTTGCTGATCTCTCACCTCGCGGTCGGTTATAATCTGTCTTTCATTCTGGTATTGCAGCGATGCATGCAGAAAAGGCGCGATCCTGTATTTTACCGCCACATTCAGTAACAGATTATTGATCTCGCTGGTCCTGTCCGCCAGCCTGATCTCATCCAGCGCGCGATAGCGCCAGTCCCTGAAGCCGAGCGCCTCCACACTATCCAGGTACGCGGCACGGTAATCCCTGGTGGTCGGCAGGGCATTGCCCTTGTCATCCGCCAGCTGCGCATATGGAAAGAGGCTGCTATATTTGTCGCTGTAGCCGAAATACGCCGTATATACAAGGCCGTAAGCAGCCGGATTGTTATTGCTGGCGTAGGTATTGGCATAGTTCAGGCTGGTGGTGATCTCCAGGTTCTTAACCGGTGTATAGGCAGCTGATGAGTTGATCGTAAATCTTTGATCGCTGGTCCTGACAGCGCTCTTCAGGTTATGATCATACCCGGCAGAGAAGGCATAGGCAATTTTATTGCCGCCACCGCGCAGCCCAATGGAATATTGCTGATTCACCGATTTTCGCAATGTGTATTTAGAGAAATCATTCCGCACATCCAGCTTTCTGAATGCATTGATCTGCGCTTCTGCTTCTGCCGCGGAGATGAGCCCCTCCCGCTGCTTTGCCAATATGTCAATCACCGGCGTAAGAACGGGTCTGTTGGCCGTATTGCTGATATCAGCATCAAAGAAGTTCTCATTGAAGAGCAGTTGTTCCACATCAATATAATCAGAGGCAGACATCACGTTCCGTATATAGAACAGGTCGGGTTTATTGCCAATGGTCAGGTTTGCATTCAGTTCCATTTTGAGGGGCTGGTTCAGCTTTCCTTTCTTTGTAGTGATAACAATCACGCCGTTCCCGCTTTGCGCGCCCCAGATACTGGCTGCCGCGGCGTCTTTCAGGATAGTAATGGATTCCACATCGTTCGGGTTGATGTTGCTGATGTTACCTTCATACGGGAAATTGTCCAGCACGATCAGTGGCTTGCGGTTTATTGAGCTATGCAAGGTGCTTTCGCCCCTGACCCTGATACCCGACTCCTCGCCCGGTAAAAAGTATAAGCCGCCCGCAATACCATTCAGGCGGCTGAGGATATCCGTAGAAACCCTGCGATTGATCATTTCCTCCCCGATATGAGTAAACGAGCCGGTGGCACGCTCTTTTGAAATCTGCTGGTAGCCGGAAGAAACAATTTCTACCC includes the following:
- a CDS encoding RagB/SusD family nutrient uptake outer membrane protein, with protein sequence MKLQHLFQLYILCQLILLQAACKKQDEWLDIKRQNTDVTPRTLNDFDDMLHNTNIFNQGYGIYGLTGTDNLIVTSQSFSALSETDRNLYIWDKAIYPNDRISLDYGPLYQKILYSNLILEGLAKAEGFENSDQYRLLHAEALFFRSISYYNLSQTYCKTYAEASAATDAGLVLRSTTDPNVINTRSSMKATYDQMLNDLKTAATALPVNAIYTTKPNKAAAYGFLAKIYLSMEAYDSALSYANKALMAYDVLLDYNNRTIINPNSNFRFPAFTLVPGMANPEIIFYAFTAGTSVTWALSGIQFADSLLYRSYDQDDLRKTLIYKDNGNGKVQFWGSYAGNRYNFAGIATNELHLIRAECNARKGNTIPAMNDLNKLLQNRYVAGTFTGLHANNAGEALRFIIRERRKELPFTGQLRWEDLRRLNKDPQFAVTVTRFANGITYTLQPNDKRYTLPIPPADVLSGVEQNER
- a CDS encoding SusC/RagA family TonB-linked outer membrane protein, with product MARTNSFILMAVIFAMQILSAAPGFSQDNEKKLISLSYTNTSIEKIFSAIEKKAGVIIMYEKTAAIKNEKVNISVTNKPVAEVMDILLKDLSMRWSIRGKFIRIENTENLTTAFKPMVASSYAEDTSVTVTGRVLSGRDGAALPGATVRIGTTDQMTRTDGNGSFKVRMPSRSFLNITYVGFYPREVRLPEAYNGGLFTVHLEEQPTALDRVEIVSSGYQQISKERATGSFTHIGEEMINRRVSTDILSRLNGIAGGLYFLPGEESGIRVRGESTLHSSINRKPLIVLDNFPYEGNISNINPNDVESITILKDAAAASIWGAQSGNGVIVITTKKGKLNQPLKMELNANLTIGNKPDLFYIRNVMSASDYIDVEQLLFNENFFDADISNTANRPVLTPVIDILAKQREGLISAAEAEAQINAFRKLDVRNDFSKYTLRKSVNQQYSIGLRGGGNKIAYAFSAGYDHNLKSAVRTSDQRFTINSSAAYTPVKNLEITTSLNYANTYASNNNPAAYGLVYTAYFGYSDKYSSLFPYAQLADDKGNALPTTRDYRAAYLDSVEALGFRDWRYRALDEIRLADRTSEINNLLLNVAVKYRIAPFLHASLQYQNERQIITDREVRDQQSYAMRNLFNMFTQYDPVTQKFTYNAPNGGILILNNSVLHSGDLRGQLSFNHTVQNDHEITAIAGAEVKELRNSGMRNVLAGYNKDNGIVNMNLNFNTVYPTTPAGSSTLGYTDLAPDGMERKSIYRYISYYANAAYTYKKRYTFTISGRKDGANIFGVRTNQKVTPLWSAGLGWDISRETFYHSGWFPYLKLRSSYGFNGNVYNGSAYSTGIYHTSSLTGETTIQNIIPGNPELKWERIRIVNMSIDFKTTRDILSGTLEVYRKEGLDLLQTVTRPPQTGSGSILQNSASSRTHGIELSVNSNNINREFKWQTGFIMNYIKDKVTSYNVPANSSSMQYYPSGIALEGKPLYSLFSYKWAGLDPVNGDPQGILNGRTSKDYTGIIANYDPDSLVYKGPTRPVLWGAVRNDLSFKGFSVSVNIVYEGGHYFRRRSTGLNYSELLLSTLNQNVDYANRWQKPGDELVTNVPSMSYPSNSNRNIFYQYSEMLVEKGDHIRLKDIRVGYDFTGLKKHGLPFERLQLYGYANNIGILWRENDHGIDPYNYDYNSIPAPFTVSFGVKANF